The DNA segment caacaccttaccactgctacacctggttatcagcagagtcccaacaccttaccactgctacacctggttatcagcagagtcccaacaccttaccactgctacacctggttatcagcagagtcccaacaccttaccactgttacacctggttatcagcagagtcccaacaccttaccactgctacacctggttatcagcagagtcccaacaccttaccactgctacacctggttatcagcagagtcccaacaccttaccactgctacacctggttatcagcagagtcccaacaccttaccactgctacacctggttatcagcagagtcccaacaccttaccactgctacacctggttatcagcagagtcccaacaccttaccactgctatacctggatatcagcagagtcccaacaccttaccactactatacctggatatcagcagagtcccaacaccttaccactgctacacctggatatcagcagagtcccaacaccttaccactactacacctggctatcagcagagtcccaacaccttaccactactatacctggatatcagcagagacccaacaccttaccactactatacctggatatcagcggagccttgtctggcagggaaacagttcattcagcctcatttactgcctttaaaaacatagctgatatggcttaaacaaatgtggtttctaatgacaattgagatgtacaatctatggcataaggggaccacaagcggataagaggcaatctgtcattttgcttaagacattaatgagcgagctaggacggacgtagtcactATAATTATTTGTttagcattttttaaatgtacagcgacagaattcacaatgtgggccgttcttacagtgttctccctgcacaccaagtcagaacagtaggataaataacgggggcatataagcagacaatgaaagctcttacaatattcaatgattacatttctctaaaacagattatatgctacatgtgcaccaccaagtcagaacagtaggtgaaattaagaggggtaaaaaGACtgaattattagggtgaggcacatgggctactaacatcttactacacaacatacacttagtattactttcttagctacggtatacatatctccctggcatattacaatatttatgcagcagcatagaaAACAGTTGTTAAATTTGCTATTTCCAACTCGttgtgtttatgtccaatggccgatgggCACCGATATGTTTTGTCTATTATTTCTCATCAtatgatttgccagtagattttgacttgattcatgatgatgactgtctagcttgctagctaagattctgaaggtatgatgttgacatgatcagtccaaacaaagctactgtacatatgtgatttgacgtcattttatctgtggccaatgactttgagccttcttggatgggcatttctaatgtaactctatggcaacacccaaggggctagaattcTCGAGGTCTCCCCTTAGACTTGGAGGTGACGTAGTTTCACCAATgggtgacagaacactgagtcaATCAAGGCGCAACGcttgtattttctgctggcttgccccaccaccactaaaaagcactgagctgggctgaaacacctgctttTTGTGagttgccttactcaagaaatcaAACAAGCAACCATGTTTCTATAGAGCTTTATTAATTCAATGATACATATATTATAAAaaattacattgtttgcaaactgatatgtgtcacatattaatgccaaaataacatgcaaaacaagcAAGCCACCATTTTTGGGTGGGATTTGATTTATGTTGGTAAAGATTTGGGGCTCATAACAGCTCCACCTGCCCTGAATCACTGCACCCATAAgtgattcgttgagagccctGCAATAATGAGGCTGGTCGACCCCACACTCTTGAGTGTTGGGCCAAGAGCTCTGACATACAGAAACCAACAGAGGTCTCATATAGTAAACCTATTAATGCTTAGTCATGGCTGGTTCCACCACAACTGACTCAATGTGTCGAACCAACACATATCTAGTGGATGAGGTGGCCAACTAGTCAGAATCCTCTGTGTTCTCTTACGAGACCCAAGAACTGTTGGTTCTTAGaatagaggatgaggagagacttTGTTCGGAACAGACAAGATGTGCACAGCCGTGGTGAATTAGGTACAGAGTTATGTGAAAACAGCCATTTACACAACCAGAGTAACACGAGATGTGGACAGCCGTGGTGAATTACGTACGGATTTATGTGAAAACAACAATTTATGCAACCAGAGTAACACGATTGTACACACCTATCATTTAAAGTAATGCAACTACACATTTTTCATACCAAACACCCTGGATAGAGAGGTTAACACTCTAGAGAGATATTCATACCAAACACCCTGGATAGAGAGGTTTACACACTAGAGAGATATTCATACCAAACACCCTGGATAGAGAGGTTTACACACTAGAGAGATATTCATACCAAACACCCTGGATAGAGAGGTTTACACACTAGAGAGATATTCATACCAAACACCCTGGATAGAGAGGTTTACACACTAGAGAGATATTCATACCAAACACCCTGGATAGAGAGGTTAACACACTAGAGAGATATTCATACCAAACACCCTGGATAGAGAGGTTTACACACTAGAGAGATATTCATACCAAACACCCTGGATAGAGGTGTTTACACACTAGAGAGATATTCATACCAAACACCCTGGATAGAGAGGTTTACACACTAGAGAGATATTCATACCAAACACCCTGGATAGAGAGGTTTACACACTAGAGAGATATTCATACCAAACACCCTGGATAGAGAGGTTTACACACTAGAGAGATATTCATACCAAACACCCTGGATAGAGAGGTTTACACACTAGAGAGATATTCATACCAAACACCCTGGATAGAGAGGTTTACACACTAGAGAGATATTCTACATTGCTGCTCCAGTGTGTCTTACGAAACATGACCCTGATTAGAGTGAAACATCATGTTGTTTTtgacacagggacactgaggagtCTTCATACCAAACCctaaaccctggatagaggggctcagtgaatgtggtggtgaatgtgtacaggtgggtcagtgtgtcagaggagacTCTGTAGAAGGACAAAGTGccggctggccagtccagatacactcctactctgtggaAGCTGGAGGGGCGGACGTCTATGGCAATGGGATTATTATTGTGAATGGCAATGTAACTGTTGTCATAGCAGAAAAGAGTCCAGGACGTGTCATTGTATCCAAGACAAAAGTCATTAGCCCTTCCTTTCCTGctgattcctttatatgtcactcctataTCAACCCTTCtcccactccactctacctcccagtaacagcgcccagtcagaccctctctacacagcacctgttCATAGTTCTCAAATCTCTCTGGGTCATCAGGATACGGCTGCTCCTCTGACCTCAGTGTCACttttctgttctcctcagacagagagaggagtcggTATACTGTGTTTGGGTCCAATGTGAGATCACAGACATCTGATGGATGAAACCAGACACAAtattagaaatcatcatcattcacattagaatgttaactcacttttcactaattcatttaatgtagatgtttctaggtatcaaaaggagaagttaaggtaacttgagacttgttgaatgatcatatgttatactgtatggtaatataaaacacacttattcccattaattcacacacacacacacacacacacacacacacacacacacacacacacacacacacacacacacacacacacacacacacgctagacacacacacacacacacacacacacacacacacacacacacacacacattgtcaaagCAACTCTTTGTAAACTTTGGTGTCCCTGATTTCTGCTTCTGTAGAACTACAGCTGATATTTAATATGACCAAGTCAGTAATGATGGTGGTCTTTGACTTTGACTTGAATTAAGACTTATTCTTAGTCATATTCTTCAcagcagtcaacactcacattttctaagCCCAGGTTTCATTGTGTACTCTCCACCATGTTCCACACTGTAGCGGTaagcagaagaacagacagtcattgagggatacacacaccacatacacacacacacacacacacacacacacacacacacacacacacacacacacacacacacacacacacacacatacacctgaacacacacacacacacatacacctgaacacacactcacacccagtCAGCATATAACTTTGTCCAAGAGGTGGTCAGAATGTTTGTCTTAACTAGCCTGAGAAGTCAAacatgtctgatatgaacattgacataaaccctctacatacttgagtttctccagtctgcagtgtggatcctccagtccagcagagagcagtctgactcctgagtctcctgggtgattgtagctcaggtccagctctctcaggtgtgaggggtttgacctcagagctgagaccagagaagcacagccttcctctgtgactagacagcgtgacagcctgcaaagagtcaaatcatattaaaatcacCTACTATTTGAAGAAGTCATAAGTATTCTGACAAATGTACTTATTGTGTATTACAGTTTTttgattgctaaacgacagtggacacaactggagtcacatgtgcaaaactctaactacagtctgcacagcagcagttcatgtggaccaaactctagttcgtttttcattgcttgaacacagttttcaaaactctacacacttatcccatgactttaactacaacctgcacaacactgtggatttacagcactttgttcaaatgctaacacactgctgtcaaaactgtgaaccacacattcaaaacggaatagatttcagccttgtgcctttcaaacactgctgattgcaatttcagctgaaaggctaagcaggtgtcttgttttagacttgttagtgaacacacacacatattacagtatatgtaggtagagctcagaaagactcattttggaaatggaacaaggaagatgggttcgtggagggagaagggtggcagggagagggcggatgcttggaggaagacaaagaagacaaagagctgttatttcagatgaaataagggctacacttatagaccatgtcgtgaaccatggtctctcattgagagaggcagggttgagggtgcaacccaatctgcaaagatccacagtggcacctgtaatgcgaattttccatcatgcaaacaggtgagagttacatccttacagtaaatgaaaacattacaggaatctattttgtattgcaattatagaatatttacacagatatatattacagtaagtttgactgtaaaatatatttttacaacaggacccaaaggctgcccccaacagggggaagaggaaaaatattttcagatgcgcaggaaaatgctattgttgacatggttgttgtcaacaatgcaataaaactgcgggagattcaagatagagtgctggctgataatgatatatttgaaaatgttaattctgtcagcacaacaactattgctcgagtcctaaagaaacaccaagttacaatgaaacagttatacactgtaccgttcgagagaaacagtgaacgggtaaaagagcaaagataccaatatgtccaggtaagacgtctgaggttacgtacacagctatacaaaatatttacagtaaaaaaaaacactagcatttctacagtaaaactgtgcacttactgtttttcagagagtaatggaggtggaagcactggaaagaccacattcatttgtatttatcgatgaagttggatttaaccttgccaaaacacggcgcagaggaaggaatgttataggtcaaagggccactgtggaggttccaggccaaagggggggaaatatcaccatgtgctgcaatggccaatgatggtttgcttttcaacacaccactcattggcccatacaacacagaaaggcttatagctttcctagaacagctctatgctcagctagtgccagcagaacagggggagtcagtaagaaacccccaagtttttgtcatagtttgcgataatgttgcttttcaccactctgcagctgtcacagattggtttgcagcacatcacagatttatggttttgtacctgcctgcatattcacccttcctcaacccaatagaggagtttttctctgcctggaggtggaaagtgtttggtcaccacccacatgaccaaatgtctcttttggaagccatgcgtgccggatgtgaggacacgagtccagaggactgccagggatggataaggcactccagaaggttcttccccaggtgcatggcaagagaaaacattagatgtgatgttgaagaaaacctgtggcctgatgctagagagaggcaggattagcccctcaattatttgttcgaattacagtatgtacttttagtttctaccttttttttctcattactgtaattacgtaaattactacagactattgaagcaaactgctaattttcatttaccttaaataattgttatgttctaaaaattttaataaatcatgtgaaagaatgtcactcttttctttgaagaaaatattactttgtatgaagtcactgaaattgttcaaactgtaaagatgaaaagtttgtattgtCTGTATTgatgtttgatgctagtgtttttactctcagtgtgttctgagtgacagtgtgtgttatctcagtgagggttgtgcatagtgtttggctgcactgagcgtgttttgagccatgtgttaagagttgtgttgcttggaatgagttttgcaggtgatgtgaactgtttagctcaggtgactgttggtagtgcagactgtagttagagttttgcacatgtgactccagttgtgcccactgtcgtttagcaatcgaaaaaaactgtaaagttGAATATTTGGTCTTAACCTCGTAagttgcatttgcagtttgttttggctgtgttttgggttgtgttttggccAATATTAAAATGGTGGATGATGACTGGAGTAATCTTctgtctaatcaaatcaaatcaaatcaaattttatttgtcacatacacatggttagcagatgttaatgcgagtgtagcgaaatgcttgtgcttctagttccgacaatgcagtaataacgaacaagtaatctaactaacaattccaaacaaactactgtcttatccacagtgtaaggggataaagaatatgtacataaggatatatgaatgagtgatggtacagagcagcataggcaagatacagtagctgatatcgagtacagtatatacatatgagatgagtatgtaaaccaagtggcatagttaaagtggctagtgatacatgtattacataaggatgcagtcgatgatatagagtacagtatctacgtatgcatatgagatgaataatgtagggtaagtaacattatataaggtagcattgtttaaagtggctagtgatatatttacatcatttcccatcaattcccattattaaagtggctggagtagagtcagtgtcattgacagtgtgttggcagtagccactcaatgttagtggtggctgtttaacagtctgatggccttgagatagaagctgtttttcagtctctcggtcccagctttgatgcacctgtactgacctcgccttctggatgacagcggggtgaacaggcagtggctcgggtggttgatgtccttgatgatctttatggccttcctgtagcatcgggtggtgtaggtgtcctggagggcaggtagtttgcccccggtgatgcgttgtgcagacctcactaccctctggagagccttaccgttgagggcggtgcagttgccataccaggcggtgatacagcccgccaggatgctctcgattgtgcatctgtagaagtttgtgagtgcttttggtgacaagccgaatttcttcagcctcctgaggttgaagaggcgctgctgcgccttcctcacgatgctgtctgtgtgagtggaccaattcagtttgtctgtgatgtgtatgccgaggaacttaaaacttgctaccctctccactactgttccatcgatgtggatgggggtgttccctctgctgtttcctgaagtccacaatcatctccttagttttgttgacgttgagtgtgaggttattttcctgacaccacactccgagggccctcacctcctccctgtaggccgtctcgtcgttgttggtaatcaagcctaccactgttgtgtcgtccgcaaacttgatgattgagttggaggcgtgcatggccacgcagtcgtgggtgaacagggagtacaggagagggctcagaacgcacccttgtggggccccagtgttgaggatcagcggggaggagatgttgttgcctaccctcaccacctgggggcggcccgtcaggaagtccagaacccagttgcacagggcggggtcgagacccagggtctcgagcttgatgacgagcttggagggtactatggtgttgaatgccgagctgtagtcgatgaacggcattctcacataggtattcctcttgtccagatgggttagggcagtgtgcagtgtggttgagattgcatcgtctgtggacctatttgggcggtaagcaaattggagttggtcaagtgtgtcaggtagggtggaggtgatatggtccttgactagtctctcaaagcatttcatgatgacggatgtgagtgctacgggcggtagtcgtttagctcagttaccttagctttcttgggaacaggaacaatggtggccctcttgaagcatgtgggaacagcagactggtatagggattgattgaatatgtccgtaaacacaccggccagctggtctgcgcatgctctgagggcgcggctggggatgccgtctgggcctgcagccttgcgagggttaacacgtttaaatgtcttactcacttcggctgcagtgaaggagagaccgcatgttttcgttgcaggccgtgtcagtggcactgtattgtcctcaaagcgggcaaaaagttatttcgtctgcctgggagcaagacatcctggtccgtgactgggctgggtttcttcctgtagtccgtgattgactgtagaccctgccacatgcctcttgtgtctcagccgttgaattgagattctactttgtctctgtactgtcgcttagcttgtttgatagccttgcggagggaatagctgcactgtttgtattcagtcatgttaccagacaccttgccctgattaaaagcagtggttcgtgccttcagtttcacacgaatgctgccatcaatccaaggtttctggttagggaatgttttaatcgttgctatgggaacgacatcttcaacgcacgttctaatgaactcgcacaccgaatcagcgtattcgtcaatgttgttgtctgacgcaatacgaaacatctcccagtccacgtgatggaagcagtcttggagtgtggagtcagcttggtcggaccagcgttggacagacctcagcgtgggagcttcttgttttagtttctgtctgtaggcagggatcaacaaaatggagtcgtggtcagcttttccgaaaggggggcggggcagggccttttatgcgtcgtggaagttagagtaacaatgatccagggtctttccacccctggttgcgcaatcgatatgctgataaaatttagggagtcttgttttcagattagccttgttaaaatccccagctacaatgaatgcagcctccggataaatagtttccagtttgcagagagttaaataaagttcgttcagagccatcgatttgtctgcttggggggggatatatacggctgtgattataatcgaagagaattctcttggtagataatgcggtctacatttgattgtgaggaattctaaatcaggtgaacagaaggatttgagttcctgtatgtttctgtcatcacaccatgtcacgttagtcataaggcatacgcccccgcccctcttcttaccagaaagatgttcgtttctgtccgcgcgatgcgtggagaaacccgctggctgcaccgctcggatagcgtctctccggttagccatgcttccgtgaagcagagaacgttgcagtctctaatgtccctctggaatgctacccttgctcggatttcatcaaccttgttgtcaagagactggacattggcgagaagaatgctagggagtggtgcacgatgtgcccgtctccggagtctgaccagaagaccgcttcgtttcccttttttctgagtcgttttttttgggtcgctgcatgtaatccattccgttacactggttgtaaggcagaacacaggatccgcatcgcgaaaaacatattcttggtcgtactgatggtgagttgacgctgatcttatattcagtagttcttctcggctgtatgtaatgaaacctaagatgacctggggtactagtgtaagaaataacacgtaagaaaacaaaaaactgcatagtttcctaggaacgcgaagcgaggcggccatctctgtcggcgccggcgcCGAAAGCTCTAGAGTAGATAACATGTTTCTAAACAATCATAAATTAATATTGATGATGTCAGAATTAATACAAATCATAAATCAATCATGAATAATaatgaatgagaaagttacagagactacaacaaaacatgctaacctctcaccattaccaataacagagactacaacaaaacatgctaacctctcaccattaccaataacagaggctacaacaaaacatgctaacctctcaccattaccaataacagaggctacaacaaaacatgctaacctctcaccattaccaataacagaggatacaacaaaacatgctaacctctcaccattacaaataacagaggatacaacaaaacatgctaacgtctcaccattaccaataacagaggctacaacaaaacatgctaacctctcaccattaccaataacagaggctacaacaaaacatgctaacctctcaccattaccaataacagaggctacaacaaaacatgctaacctctcaccattaccaataacagaggctacaacaaaacatgctaacctctcaccattaccaacaacagagactacaacaaaacatgctaacctctcaccattaccaataacagaggctacaacaaaacatgctaacctctcaccattaccaataacagaggctacaacaaaacatgctaacctctcaccattaccaataacagagactacaacaaaacatgctaacctctcaccattaccaataacagagggggtctgatctttgtgcctctgtaactttctcattcatcatcattcttgattcattcattattattcataatcatggtagcatccacatgaatgtagaagtgttcagaaacatcttctattcttaCTGACAATACAAatgaagtgactccaaaatgataggacattattcaccattcagtttcTATTAGGAAAAatataatctaaaacacaaccaagacaaacTGCAAATTAATTCAACAAGTTAGTAGAATCACAAGCTTGTGATGTAAATCACACAAGTGTGATGTAATCACTGCAGGaatggaatatgggaccaaacactCAACTTTTGACTAAATTAGTTTGTACAATTAAGACTAAACGGTAAAATATATATGTATGAATAGttttaaataaaaggtgacattctgtattgTAACCTAATATGAAACATTCTAtctcaatt comes from the Oncorhynchus tshawytscha isolate Ot180627B unplaced genomic scaffold, Otsh_v2.0 Un_contig_8387_pilon_pilon, whole genome shotgun sequence genome and includes:
- the LOC121843264 gene encoding stonustoxin subunit beta-like; translated protein: MKPGLRKYVCDLTLDPNTVYRLLSLSEENRKVTLRSEEQPYPDDPERFENYEQVLCREGLTGRCYWEVEWSGRRVDIGVTYKGISRKGRANDFCLGYNDTSWTLFCYDNSYIAIHNNNPIAIDVRPSSFHRVGVYLDWPAGTLSFYRVSSDTLTHLYTFTTTFTEPLYPGFRVWYEDSSVSLCQKQHDVSL